The Flavobacterium johnsoniae genomic sequence AGCCTGAAATTGTATCTCCAAAAGAAGCTGCATTTTCTCAACAGGATTTCAAAACAAAACCAGGATCAGATTTGGTTTATTATTTAGATAACGGAAGTTTGTTTTCGTATTCTCTTCAATCCAAAACAACAAAAAAACTAATTCAGCAATCTTCAAGATTATCCAATTTAGAATTTGGAGCTCAAAATGGAGTTTTGTTTTTCGTGCAAAATGATAATATTTTTAAATACGATACTAAGGCTGGTACGATTTTACAAATTACCAATTTTAATAAAGGAATAAAAAAAGAGATAAAACCAGATACTGAATCTTTTTTAGCAAAACAGCAAAATGAATTATTCCAATTTATAAGAGATAAAGAAGCAAAAAAACAATGGAATCTTGAAAAAAGCAAAGCGGTAAAATCTGATTTTGCAAAACAATATTTCTATGGAAACGACCGATTTGCGGGGCTTCAAGTAAATCCGAATGGTAATTTTGCGACTTTTATTTTGGTCGAGGAACCAGAGGTTAAAAGCGAAAAAATGGAAGTTTTTATAACGGCAGATGGTTATAATCAAAGTCCAGAAACAAAAGAAAAGGTTTCGACAAAGAACTTCGTGAAAACAAAATTCGGAATTTATTCTGTAGCAAAAGATTCTGTTTATTATGTGAATTTTTCGACTTTAAGTCATATTCAGGACTCGCCGAAATATTTTGAATTATACGATAATTTAAAAAATAAAGCTAAAGAAGATAAATTGATTGTTCCTAAAGCACCAATTTATAACGAAAGTGGCTCACTGGCAATTGTAGATATTAGAAGTCAGGATAATAAAGACAGATGGTTGGTAAGTTTGAATTTGGAAAAAGGTACTTTTGAAGAAATCGAACATCAGCACGATGATGCTTGGATTGCTGGACCTGGAATTCCTTCTTATTCATTTTCTTCTGGAAATTTAGGTTTTTTAGCTGATAATGAAACTATTTATTTTCAATCTGAAGCTACAGGTTATTCCCATTTATACACTCTTAACTTAAAAAGTAAAAAGAAAACACAACTTACTAAAGGGAATTGGGAAGTAAGAGATTTGACTTTATCTAAAGACAAAAAAACGTTTTATTTAACAACAAATACAACTCATCCTGGAAATAGAGAGTTTTATAAACTTGCTGTTGCAGACGGAATTTTACAGCCAATTTTAACAAAAAATGGTGCTCACGAAGTGGTTTTATCTCCAGATGAAAAATCGCTTTTGGTTCGTTATTCTTATAAAAATATTCCTTGGGATTATTATGTTGCCGACAATAAAAAGAAT encodes the following:
- a CDS encoding S9 family peptidase is translated as MITKNIFTAAFLFLSVLGNTQELKLEEIMKGESFIGNQPTNGRWSLDGKKVYFEWNPKDELGSSTFFWQKGMSKPEIVSPKEAAFSQQDFKTKPGSDLVYYLDNGSLFSYSLQSKTTKKLIQQSSRLSNLEFGAQNGVLFFVQNDNIFKYDTKAGTILQITNFNKGIKKEIKPDTESFLAKQQNELFQFIRDKEAKKQWNLEKSKAVKSDFAKQYFYGNDRFAGLQVNPNGNFATFILVEEPEVKSEKMEVFITADGYNQSPETKEKVSTKNFVKTKFGIYSVAKDSVYYVNFSTLSHIQDSPKYFELYDNLKNKAKEDKLIVPKAPIYNESGSLAIVDIRSQDNKDRWLVSLNLEKGTFEEIEHQHDDAWIAGPGIPSYSFSSGNLGFLADNETIYFQSEATGYSHLYTLNLKSKKKTQLTKGNWEVRDLTLSKDKKTFYLTTNTTHPGNREFYKLAVADGILQPILTKNGAHEVVLSPDEKSLLVRYSYKNIPWDYYVADNKKNAVLQQISSSVSEDFKKYKWREPEVITFKAQDGTPVNARLYTPKTENANKAAVIFVHGAGYLQNAHNFWSNYYREYMFHNLLTDLGYTVLDIDYRGSDGYGRDFRTGIYRFMGGKDLSDHLDGKKYLVEKYGIDANRVGIYGGSYGGFITLMGMLTTPGEFKSGAALRSVTDWAHYNHGYTGNILNFPETDPEAYKKSSPIYFADNLKGNLVMLHGMVDDNVEYKDIVRLSQRFIELQKKNWSLASFPVESHGFKETYSWIDEYSRILNLFNETLLK